In Altererythrobacter rubellus, the following are encoded in one genomic region:
- a CDS encoding aromatic amino acid transaminase, translating into MLENLSPQASDALLALIKMYAADERHDKIDLGVGVYRTGQGDTPVFAAIKQAERKLVETQDSKSYLGPEGDMGFVNGLMPYIFGGDATMGGRITGMQTPGGTGAVRLAVALAQKAGVDRLHIGKPSWPNHAQIFNDISLEAQWFEHARADGSANLEAVLDTINNAGPNDAVLLHGACHNPTGIDYSNEEWDAIAEAFATSGTFPIIDLAYQGLGHGMEEDAYGLRKVLNAVPEAFIAYSCDKNFGVYRDRVGAFYAMTRDADSLETVFSNANALARAAWSMPPDHGGATIRLILRDPDMTAVWLDELTQMRDRMRQVRASLGDAGMAGHVDFVPISKQNGLFSVLPVTPDQVKQLREEHGIYMAGSGRVNIAGLHMGNIEKFVNAVAAVTC; encoded by the coding sequence ATGCTTGAGAACCTTTCCCCGCAAGCGTCCGATGCGCTGCTCGCCCTGATAAAAATGTACGCTGCTGATGAGCGGCATGACAAGATCGACCTTGGCGTTGGTGTTTACCGCACGGGGCAGGGCGACACGCCCGTTTTCGCTGCAATCAAACAGGCCGAGCGCAAACTGGTCGAAACGCAGGACAGCAAGTCTTACCTTGGACCAGAAGGCGACATGGGCTTCGTCAATGGTTTGATGCCCTACATCTTCGGTGGCGATGCGACGATGGGCGGCCGTATCACCGGTATGCAAACGCCGGGCGGCACAGGCGCTGTCAGGCTTGCGGTCGCGCTCGCGCAGAAGGCTGGCGTGGATCGGTTGCACATCGGCAAGCCCAGCTGGCCCAACCACGCGCAGATCTTCAACGACATCTCGCTTGAGGCGCAATGGTTCGAGCATGCCCGCGCAGATGGCAGCGCCAACCTCGAGGCGGTTCTCGATACGATCAACAACGCAGGCCCGAATGACGCTGTGCTGCTCCACGGCGCGTGCCATAACCCGACTGGCATCGACTATTCGAACGAGGAATGGGACGCTATTGCCGAGGCATTTGCGACTAGCGGCACTTTCCCGATCATTGATCTGGCCTATCAGGGGCTGGGCCATGGTATGGAAGAGGATGCTTACGGCTTACGCAAGGTTCTGAACGCTGTGCCAGAGGCTTTCATCGCCTATAGCTGTGACAAGAACTTCGGCGTGTATCGCGATCGCGTGGGCGCGTTCTATGCGATGACGCGCGATGCGGATTCGCTGGAGACTGTATTTTCCAACGCCAATGCGCTGGCGCGCGCGGCCTGGTCTATGCCGCCTGACCATGGCGGTGCGACAATTCGTCTGATCCTGCGCGATCCCGATATGACTGCTGTCTGGCTCGACGAGCTGACACAAATGCGGGACCGTATGCGGCAAGTGCGCGCCTCGCTGGGCGATGCGGGGATGGCGGGCCATGTAGATTTCGTACCGATTTCCAAGCAGAACGGGCTGTTTTCTGTGTTGCCAGTAACGCCGGATCAGGTGAAGCAGCTGCGCGAAGAGCATGGCATTTACATGGCGGGTTCGGGCCGGGTGAACATTGCCGGGCTGCACATGGGCAATATCGAGAAGTTCGTGAACGCCGTAGCGGCGGTGACTTGCTGA
- a CDS encoding riboflavin synthase: MFTGIVTAIGTITQAEERGDLRLRIAAPLDPARIDIGASIACSGVCLTVVDRGGAKGDAWFDVDVSGETTSCTVAAMWNEGAKLNIEPSLRMGDELGGHIVTGHVDAVGEVTRAEEEGDSWRVDVRAPKELAPFIAPKGSITVQGVSLTVNEIRDEDDGSCTFMLNIIPHTGEVTTLGALKAGDQVNLEIDVLARYLKRMQALAS, from the coding sequence ATGTTCACCGGTATCGTAACCGCCATTGGCACGATCACGCAGGCAGAAGAGCGCGGCGATCTGCGCTTGCGCATTGCTGCTCCGCTTGACCCCGCGCGGATAGATATCGGCGCGTCGATTGCATGTTCGGGCGTGTGCCTGACTGTGGTCGATCGCGGCGGAGCTAAAGGCGATGCATGGTTTGATGTCGATGTCTCTGGCGAGACCACCAGTTGCACAGTCGCCGCCATGTGGAATGAAGGCGCGAAGCTCAATATCGAGCCCTCCTTACGCATGGGCGATGAGTTGGGTGGACATATTGTCACCGGCCATGTCGATGCGGTGGGTGAAGTGACCCGCGCCGAGGAAGAAGGCGACAGCTGGCGGGTCGATGTGCGTGCCCCCAAGGAACTCGCGCCATTTATCGCACCCAAGGGCTCGATCACCGTTCAGGGCGTGTCGCTGACGGTCAACGAAATCCGCGACGAGGATGATGGCAGCTGCACATTCATGCTCAACATCATCCCACATACTGGCGAAGTGACGACGCTTGGGGCATTGAAGGCGGGCGATCAGGTCAATCTCGAGATTGACGTACTGGCGCGCTATCTGAAGCGGATGCAGGCGCTGGCGAGTTAA
- a CDS encoding aquaporin, whose translation MSDLRRRLAAEGIGAFFLFAGVIGSGIMAANLSEGNDAIALLANTLATGAILFVLIAFLGPISGAHMNPAVTFAAALRRELTWREAALYVLAQLTLGILGAWCAHVMFELPVLQLSIKPRNGVGQLLGEGIATFGLILTILGTVRFREEWVAGTVALYISAAYWFTSSTSFANPAITVARSLTDTFAGIAAVDVPAFVAAQLAGAICAVVLARWLFDEG comes from the coding sequence ATGAGCGATCTTCGGCGCCGTCTAGCCGCAGAAGGCATTGGTGCGTTTTTCCTTTTTGCTGGCGTCATCGGTTCAGGAATTATGGCTGCCAATTTGTCTGAAGGGAATGACGCTATTGCCCTGCTAGCCAACACTTTGGCGACAGGTGCGATCCTATTTGTCCTAATCGCCTTTCTTGGGCCCATATCTGGCGCTCATATGAACCCGGCAGTTACTTTTGCCGCCGCACTTAGAAGGGAGCTGACCTGGCGAGAAGCCGCGCTTTATGTCTTGGCTCAGCTTACTTTAGGAATTTTGGGTGCCTGGTGCGCGCATGTCATGTTCGAACTTCCTGTTCTACAGCTAAGTATCAAGCCTAGAAACGGAGTGGGGCAGCTCTTGGGTGAAGGTATCGCAACCTTTGGCCTGATCCTCACAATTCTGGGCACTGTTCGTTTCAGAGAAGAGTGGGTTGCTGGAACCGTGGCGTTGTACATTTCAGCTGCCTATTGGTTCACTTCTTCAACAAGCTTCGCCAATCCTGCGATCACTGTCGCAAGGAGCCTCACAGATACCTTTGCTGGCATCGCCGCGGTGGACGTACCGGCTTTCGTGGCAGCCCAATTGGCAGGGGCCATATGTGCAGTAGTTCTCGCGCGTTGGCTATTTGATGAGGGCTAA
- the ribD gene encoding bifunctional diaminohydroxyphosphoribosylaminopyrimidine deaminase/5-amino-6-(5-phosphoribosylamino)uracil reductase RibD, with the protein MAGAARLAARARPLSRPNPAVACIIVKDGTVQARGWTQVGGRPHAEAAALAQMPEGGAAGATIYVTLEPCAHQSERGPSCSDLIVAAQPENVVIGVTDPDPRTSGNGIARLREAGIAVDVLDHPDAKASLAGFLTRETQGRPFLTLKLAMSEDGFIAREPGQDQWITGEVARAHVHGQRARQDAILVGRGTWEADGPRLDVRLPGIEDRSPQRYVLTRGAAPDGVGALASPDAISELSEIQYLYIEGGAGAAQAFMDAGLVDKLHIYTAPITIGSGTKAPAQLLPQALCQSSEWYATEKRQLGSDTFTAYSRA; encoded by the coding sequence ATGGCTGGCGCTGCGCGATTGGCCGCGCGTGCCCGTCCGCTCAGCCGTCCCAACCCCGCAGTCGCATGCATCATTGTTAAAGACGGAACCGTGCAGGCGCGCGGTTGGACACAGGTTGGCGGCAGGCCGCATGCCGAAGCTGCAGCGCTTGCACAAATGCCCGAAGGCGGTGCAGCAGGCGCGACGATCTATGTAACGCTGGAGCCCTGCGCGCATCAGTCCGAACGCGGGCCATCCTGCTCCGATCTGATTGTTGCAGCCCAGCCAGAAAATGTGGTGATCGGCGTAACCGATCCCGATCCGCGCACATCGGGCAATGGGATTGCGCGATTACGCGAGGCCGGGATCGCAGTCGATGTGCTCGACCATCCTGATGCAAAGGCGAGCCTTGCGGGTTTCTTGACCCGCGAAACACAAGGTCGCCCCTTCTTAACGCTCAAGCTGGCCATGTCCGAAGACGGTTTCATCGCGCGCGAGCCGGGGCAAGACCAATGGATCACCGGCGAAGTTGCCCGCGCGCATGTGCATGGTCAGCGTGCCCGTCAGGATGCGATTCTGGTGGGCCGAGGCACATGGGAAGCAGACGGGCCCAGACTCGATGTACGGCTTCCGGGGATCGAGGACCGCAGCCCGCAGCGTTACGTGCTGACCCGCGGCGCAGCGCCAGATGGCGTAGGCGCCCTCGCCTCACCAGACGCGATCAGCGAACTCAGCGAAATCCAGTATCTCTATATCGAGGGCGGAGCAGGCGCCGCGCAGGCATTTATGGACGCGGGACTGGTCGATAAGCTCCATATCTACACCGCGCCGATCACGATTGGCTCTGGCACGAAAGCACCCGCGCAGTTGCTCCCTCAGGCGCTGTGTCAATCAAGCGAATGGTACGCCACCGAAAAACGCCAGCTTGGCAGCGACACCTTCACCGCTTACAGCCGCGCGTAA
- a CDS encoding arsenate reductase ArsC, giving the protein MSDNGVESRHRIWPKCNATQTISVYGLFVMINLLVLCTGNSARSILGEVLFNTLGEGRVRAFSAGSKPAGAINPGAVRLLRKQKVDISSLRSKSWDEFATPDAPKINIVITVCGSAAGETCPVFPGKSVRAHWGLADPAAVAGDTEKIDAAFACTWDQLKARVDAFLALPFETMSEAEFKSELDRIGEMEGAA; this is encoded by the coding sequence ATGTCCGACAATGGGGTGGAAAGCAGACATCGCATTTGGCCAAAATGTAATGCAACTCAAACAATCAGCGTTTACGGGCTTTTCGTTATGATCAATTTGCTTGTTCTCTGCACCGGAAACTCTGCTCGAAGCATCCTTGGCGAGGTCTTGTTCAACACCCTTGGCGAAGGCCGGGTGCGGGCATTTAGCGCTGGCAGCAAGCCTGCGGGTGCGATCAATCCAGGGGCTGTCCGACTTCTTCGAAAGCAGAAAGTAGACATATCCAGCTTGCGCTCAAAAAGCTGGGATGAATTTGCGACCCCAGATGCGCCGAAAATCAACATCGTCATTACTGTGTGCGGGAGCGCTGCTGGTGAAACATGTCCAGTGTTTCCGGGCAAGTCTGTAAGAGCGCATTGGGGGTTGGCCGATCCGGCAGCAGTCGCTGGAGACACGGAGAAGATTGATGCGGCGTTTGCGTGTACTTGGGATCAGCTGAAGGCACGCGTTGACGCATTTCTTGCCTTACCGTTTGAAACCATGAGCGAAGCCGAATTTAAATCTGAACTAGACAGGATCGGCGAAATGGAGGGCGCAGCATGA
- a CDS encoding DUF1134 domain-containing protein — protein sequence MTRTIIQRSKVAGAAILASFALAANPIAAQELEAIDPDSEYTSPAATAGAIDGDLAEAAAPRVAAAPVDSTTGNDLVAFGSDPGAQEEVSTDAAQTTDAASASAAEEAAPTFEGSETTYGEDDLIGAAEGVFGKGAEGLAGMIEDLLRKQGEPNGYIVGREGGGALVVGVRYGSGTLHHKIEGNRPVYWTGPSIGLDAGANAGNTFVLVYNLYDTEDLYERFPAGEGQAYFVGGMHASYMRKGDVVLIPIRVGAGLRLGVNAGYMKFSKKQRWLPF from the coding sequence ATGACACGCACAATCATTCAACGATCCAAAGTTGCTGGAGCTGCGATACTGGCCAGCTTCGCGCTCGCGGCGAACCCGATTGCGGCGCAAGAATTGGAAGCAATCGATCCGGACAGCGAGTATACTTCTCCTGCCGCCACCGCGGGCGCGATCGACGGTGATCTGGCCGAAGCCGCCGCACCACGAGTTGCGGCTGCGCCTGTAGACAGTACGACCGGCAACGACCTGGTCGCATTCGGGTCTGATCCTGGCGCGCAAGAGGAAGTGAGCACCGACGCCGCGCAAACAACCGATGCTGCCAGCGCGAGTGCCGCCGAAGAGGCAGCGCCGACATTTGAAGGCAGCGAGACGACATACGGCGAGGACGATCTGATCGGAGCGGCCGAAGGCGTATTCGGCAAAGGCGCAGAAGGCCTGGCAGGAATGATCGAAGACCTGCTGCGCAAACAGGGCGAACCCAATGGTTATATCGTCGGGCGCGAAGGCGGCGGCGCATTGGTGGTTGGTGTTCGCTATGGCTCTGGCACACTTCATCACAAGATCGAGGGCAACAGGCCCGTCTATTGGACCGGACCGTCGATTGGACTCGATGCGGGCGCGAACGCGGGCAATACATTTGTGTTGGTCTACAATCTCTATGACACTGAAGATCTGTACGAGCGCTTCCCCGCAGGCGAAGGCCAAGCCTATTTCGTAGGCGGGATGCACGCGAGCTATATGCGCAAAGGCGATGTCGTGCTGATTCCGATCCGCGTGGGTGCGGGCCTGCGCCTAGGGGTGAACGCGGGCTACATGAAATTTTCTAAGAAGCAGCGCTGGCTGCCATTCTAA
- a CDS encoding alkaline phosphatase PhoX: protein MQTDRRTFMAATGSAFAALLASGCMRYSGDPSGSLAASPYGPLQPDPAGLLDLPKGFSYRIISKLGDAMSDGGTVPDRADGMGCFDLGDGTIALVRNHELKVNHDAGGELAEGFDRNEAGAMLPGGTTNLVLDAATLEIVREFRSLGGTIRNCAGGITPWGTWLTCEEDVTNAGDGVMRDHGWVFEVPANAQGLVNPAPIKAMGRFNHEAACVDPVTGSVYLTEDRDDSLLYRYMPDAPGDLSSGGKLQALVADGVADSRNWRRLGMNPGSWVGVSWIDLDNVESPEDDLRVRGAAGGATLFARGEGIHMGDGELYFCCTSGGAKELGQIFRLAFAEDGSAQLQLFFESDDPTQFHYGDNLTVSPNGHLIVCEDQSGDVSTNHLRGITPAGEAYPLGWLTAETELAGACWSPDGKTLFVNAYSPTATLAITGPWVA from the coding sequence ATGCAAACCGACCGCCGCACATTCATGGCCGCAACCGGCAGCGCGTTTGCCGCGCTATTGGCAAGCGGCTGCATGCGATACAGCGGCGATCCCTCGGGTTCACTTGCGGCCAGCCCCTACGGCCCTTTGCAGCCCGATCCCGCCGGTTTGCTCGATCTTCCCAAGGGTTTCTCTTACAGAATTATCTCCAAGCTTGGCGACGCCATGAGCGACGGAGGAACCGTGCCAGATCGCGCAGATGGAATGGGCTGCTTTGATCTTGGCGACGGCACAATCGCTCTGGTGCGCAATCACGAACTCAAAGTGAACCACGATGCTGGCGGCGAACTGGCTGAAGGCTTTGACAGAAACGAAGCAGGCGCAATGCTGCCAGGCGGCACGACCAATTTGGTGCTTGATGCAGCAACGCTCGAAATTGTGCGTGAATTTCGCTCCCTCGGAGGCACAATCAGGAATTGCGCGGGCGGCATCACACCATGGGGTACATGGCTTACTTGCGAAGAAGATGTCACCAACGCTGGCGACGGTGTGATGCGCGACCACGGCTGGGTTTTCGAAGTCCCCGCCAATGCGCAAGGCTTGGTCAATCCTGCCCCTATCAAAGCGATGGGCAGGTTCAATCACGAAGCGGCCTGCGTCGATCCTGTAACCGGCTCTGTCTATTTGACCGAAGATCGCGATGATAGCCTGCTTTATCGCTACATGCCGGATGCGCCAGGTGACCTGTCCAGCGGCGGAAAACTGCAGGCTTTAGTCGCTGATGGTGTCGCTGATAGCCGGAACTGGCGTAGGTTGGGCATGAATCCCGGTTCTTGGGTGGGGGTCAGTTGGATCGATCTCGACAATGTTGAAAGCCCTGAAGACGACTTGCGTGTCCGCGGCGCGGCAGGCGGAGCCACTCTCTTCGCGCGCGGCGAAGGCATCCACATGGGCGATGGCGAGCTTTATTTCTGCTGCACTTCGGGCGGCGCAAAGGAACTGGGCCAGATCTTCCGATTGGCGTTTGCCGAGGATGGCAGCGCTCAGCTTCAGCTATTCTTCGAGAGCGACGATCCCACCCAGTTTCACTACGGCGATAATTTGACGGTTTCTCCCAATGGTCACTTGATCGTGTGCGAAGATCAAAGCGGCGATGTGTCTACCAATCACTTGCGCGGGATTACGCCCGCTGGTGAAGCCTATCCGCTTGGATGGCTGACAGCTGAGACCGAGTTGGCGGGCGCATGTTGGTCCCCTGATGGCAAGACGCTATTCGTCAATGCCTACAGTCCAACCGCGACTTTGGCGATCACTGGGCCTTGGGTCGCCTAA